One genomic window of Magnolia sinica isolate HGM2019 chromosome 3, MsV1, whole genome shotgun sequence includes the following:
- the LOC131239026 gene encoding uncharacterized protein LOC131239026 translates to MPFIRDQTIHSRLHQWFSTANRSSPWLFIWGIAPSFIIWELWLGRHTARFENNPFSPGPTIQKVARWLRDIGSLLPNSGSSSLLRNSIMQAFGLDSPSNSTSDRVRIISWAKPPPSWLKLNVDGSARGNLGIGGGGGVCRDHQGCIIFVFHNFYGQVSNTVAEAQAMADGLQLCRDMGLSNIIAETDSQAIFDAIRNPRSSYHWKVWYNLGKILQLV, encoded by the coding sequence ATGCCATTCATCCGAGATCAAACTATCCACTCTCGGCTCCATCAATGGTTCTCTACTGCTAATCGATCCTCGCCTTGGCTATTTATTTGGGGTATTGCTCCCTCCTTCATCATCTGGGAGCTTTGGCTAGGGAGGCATACGGCTAGATTTGAGAACAACCCGTTCAGTCCAGGCCCTACTATTCAGAAAGTTGCGAGATGGCTGCGGGACATAGGTTCTCTCTTACCCAACTCCGGTTCCTCGTCCCTCCTCAGGAATTCCATCATGCAAGCTTTTGGGCTGGACTCTCCCTCTAACTCCACCAGCGATAGAGTGCGAATCATCTCTTGGGCTAAGCCGCCTCCGAGTTGGCTCAAGCTCAATGTCGACGGTTCGGCAAGGGGTAATCTAGGGATCGGTGGAGGTGGTGGTGTTTGTAGAGACCATCAGGGATGCATTATCTTCGTGTTCCACAACTTCTATGGTCAGGTGTCCAATACTGTTGCCGAAGCCCAAGCAATGGCAGATGGCCTTCAATTATGTAGGGACATGGGGCTCTCCAACATCATTGCGGAGACTGATTCCCAAGCGATTTTCGATGCGATTCGAAACCCCAGGTCATCATACCATTGGAAAGTTTGGTATAATCTGGGTAAGATTCTGCAGCTTGTTTAG